The Calothrix sp. PCC 7507 DNA segment TGTAGATTCTATCTACAGCACAACAACGCCTTGCTATGTCACGCAGCGTGATTAAGCCCAAAACCCTTACAAATGACAAATGACGCTCCTTACTTTTCCGCAAGAATCGCGTAAATTTCCTGTTTAACTTGCTCTAGCAGTTCCCGCACCCGATTCATCCGCGCCACATTGCCACTGCGAGCAACCTGCACTATCACACCAGCTAATTCTGTTGCTACTTTCCGCAACTCAATAAACTCTTGGGGCTTACCTGTCATAAAACTTTTGAAAGCATCCCAAGGTGAATCAGAATTTTCTTGTTGGTTACGCTCTGCTAAGAGTTCTCTACCCTCATCTGTAATTGTATAAACTCGCTTACCGCCTTCTTGAGAACTTTTGAGATAGCCACCTTCTTCTAGCATCTGAAGTGTGGGATACACTGAGCCAGGACTAAGGCGGCGGAAACCACCGTAGCGATTTTCCATCTCTTTAATTAGGTCGTAACCATGACTAGGATGCTCTGATAGCAGTTCCAGCAAAATAAACTTGATGTCACCTTTACGAGTCCGGTATTCATCTCTCCAACCACGACCAAACATTTCATCACCAGGGTGCTTGTCATGGTGTCCACCATGATGCTTGTCATGCTGGAACCGATGACTCACAAAAAATGAATCATCTTCGCTAACTCCTGCCCATGCAGGTACCAGAAAACGAGAACGAAAGTGTCTAAACATAAATGAATCTCAAATCAACTTTTTCTACTATACGATATATCGGAATAAATTGCGATATATCGGAATAGAATTTTATGCTGATTTAATTTTTAGTAGAGCGATCGCTCTTTTGAT contains these protein-coding regions:
- a CDS encoding PadR family transcriptional regulator, producing the protein MFRHFRSRFLVPAWAGVSEDDSFFVSHRFQHDKHHGGHHDKHPGDEMFGRGWRDEYRTRKGDIKFILLELLSEHPSHGYDLIKEMENRYGGFRRLSPGSVYPTLQMLEEGGYLKSSQEGGKRVYTITDEGRELLAERNQQENSDSPWDAFKSFMTGKPQEFIELRKVATELAGVIVQVARSGNVARMNRVRELLEQVKQEIYAILAEK